Proteins encoded together in one Bacillota bacterium window:
- a CDS encoding DUF3006 domain-containing protein: protein MLIIDRFEGDWAVIEFGDKTFDIPRSLLPKEAREGDVIQISISIGNHATKDREEAVRKLTDELFEE from the coding sequence ATCATAGACCGGTTTGAAGGGGATTGGGCTGTAATTGAATTTGGTGATAAAACCTTTGATATTCCCAGATCCCTTTTGCCAAAAGAGGCAAGGGAAGGGGATGTTATTCAAATAAGCATCTCTATCGGTAATCATGCCACGAAGGACAGAGAAGAAGCGGTCAGAAAGCTTACGGATGAACTCTTTGAGGAGTAG